The Clavelina lepadiformis chromosome 1, kaClaLepa1.1, whole genome shotgun sequence genome segment attgaagttggATTTAAACTGGAAGGAaaatttaggttaggtttaggtttaaaattactattttaaaatatttaagttaggttaacaagaaacctcgaaaaacaacttttaacgTACAATTTTTCCGTTGAAATAGTCACAACCTAAAAAGTATGAATGGTGAATCAAGTGTTGGCATAGAtggaaaagttctaacagggaATGCTGGCAACAGCAGCAATACCGACGTCGCGTCGTGTATAGGTATACTTTGTTTTAGTTATAAAAAAATAGCTCGATATAATatgattcaaatattttcgttATACCCATTATCTGCCTTTATGCCTCAGTATCGAACATTCGTGAATTTAAATAGTTTCCAAAATTTATCCGTTTTTTCTGTATCTAACCTCTAATTAAATAAGCGTTTGTTTAACCTATTTATGTTAACattacattttttactttttcattcGTTTGTGTGCATATATgcgtaatattttgtaatatttctgCCTTTAGGATATGAAAATTTTCCAGCGTTTGCATTTTTCATGACATGGGTGGGAATGGTGCTTGCAATAACTGGACACGGCGTTGGCATTCTAGCCCTTATGATATTTGGaatcattgttttgtttctagGTATTCTGTTCTTTttaattggttttgttttacattacAAGTACGATAATTAATGCAGCCAGTACCTTTAAAAACACACATGTGAGAACTCCTGCAGGGACCAACTTCCAAGCTTTTCAGACGGCAACACCCAATCTAGGCTCACACCAAACGTCCAAACACGTATATCCAACGAATGTGATTTTTCAGAAAGAGCAATACCGGCAAAATGAAAATCCGCCGCCGGTAACGGTAGCAGTACAATCCTCGCCGTCATAGGGAAGTAACACTCTGTCCATTACGAAAACTCTTTGATCAAAACTTTTTGTCCTTCAAGAGATTTGGGTCCGAAAACAACAGGCAACACCTATCAACATCAACAGAGGAAAAAGATGTCCAAGTTTCATGATCATACCTACCCACGTCACTCTTCTATTAgaccaggggttcccaaccttttttgctgcTCGTACCCCTTCGTCAGGTCAGAGCATTCTTCGTacccccaaaaaaattctgatggaatttttcatatatatgttgctaaattaaatttcttttatagcTCAATTAAACGTTAAACCGGTTCAAACGATGTTCAATCTCGTACCCCCAAGGGGTACGAGTACCCCCAGTTGAGAACCCCTGTATTAGActgtttatatttataatgTCGAAGAAGTTTGTGTTTGTTGCTTCATGTATAGTGTGTTGTGctttatttcatgtttttacGTATCTAACTTCAGCATGTGAATAATTTATATTCATTTAATTCCAATTCGGTTTTGAGAATAGTAAACAATTTGTCCATTAGGCCTAAATGAATTTGAAACttctttttgtctttttaaCGAATGTTACCGTATGCGTTAAAGTTTGTGATAAGTATTTACAATATACTGATCGCTATATACCGCTTGAAACCAAGCGCagttat includes the following:
- the LOC143466850 gene encoding uncharacterized protein LOC143466850 isoform X1, producing MNGESSVGIDGKVLTGNAGNSSNTDVASCIGYENFPAFAFFMTWVGMVLAITGHGVGILALMIFGIIVLFLEIWVRKQQATPININRGKRCPSFMIIPTHVTLLLDQGFPTFFAARTPSSAQLNVKPVQTMFNLVPPRGTSTPS
- the LOC143466850 gene encoding uncharacterized protein LOC143466850 isoform X2 translates to MNGESSVGIDGKVLTGNAGNSSNTDVASCIGYENFPAFAFFMTWVGMVLAITGHGVGILALMIFGIIVLFLGTNFQAFQTATPNLGSHQTSKHVYPTNVIFQKEQYRQNENPPPVTVAVQSSPS